A genomic stretch from Orcinus orca chromosome 14, mOrcOrc1.1, whole genome shotgun sequence includes:
- the NODAL gene encoding nodal homolog, whose amino-acid sequence MHAHSLLLFLLQVWWALLQAGATMVAPVPLRTWGQPSSPSPLAYMLSLYREPLLRADIIRSLQAQDVEVDGQNWTFVFDFSFLGQEEDLAWAELRLQLSSPVALTPDVPLSIEIFHQPKLNEDKDPPNCPERLRMDLFTVTLSQVTFSSGSMVLEVTRPLSKWLKHPGELREQMSSLAGECWRRPPTSPVTNVLLMLYSNLSPERKRLGGSTLLWEAESSWRVQEGQLSRERARRHRRYHLQDRNQLCRKVKFQVDFNLIGWGSWIIYPKQYNAYRCEGECPNPVGEEFHPTNHAYIQSLLKRYQPHRVPSTCCAPVKTKPLSMLYVDNGRVLLDHHKDMIVEECGCL is encoded by the exons ATGCACGCCCACAGCCTGCTGTTGTTCCTCCTGCAAGTCTGGTGGGCTCTCCTCCAGGCGGGCGCCACGATGGTAGCCCCGGTGCCCCTTCGAACGTGGGGGCAGCCCTCGTCGCCGTCCCCTCTTGCTTATATGCTGAGCCTGTACCGCGAGCCGCTGCTCCGGGCGGACATCATACGTAGCCTGCAGGCGCAAG ATGTGGAGGTGGATGGGCAGAACTGGACCTTTGTTTTTGACTTCTCCTTCCTGGGCCAAGAAGAGGATCTGGCATGGGCCGAGCTCCGGCTGCAGCTGTCCAGCCCTGTGGCCCTTACTCCTGATGTCCCACTCTCAATTGAGATTTTCCACCAGCCAAAGCTGAATGAGGATAAGGACCCACCCAACTGCCCAGAACGTCTTCGAATGGACCTGTTCACTGTCACTCTGTCCCAGGTTACCTTTTCCTCGGGCAGCATGGTCCTAGAGGTGACCAGGCCACTCTCCAAGTGGCTGAAGCACCCTGGGGAGCTGAGGGAGCAGATGTCCAGCTTGGCTGGAGAGTGCTGGCGGCGGCCCCCCACATCACCTGTCACCAATGTGCTCCTCATGCTCTATTCCAACCTCTCCCCGGAGCGGAAGCGGCTGGGTGGCTCCACCCTATTGTGGGAAGCTGAGAGCTCCTGGCGGGTCCAGGAGGGACAGCTCTCCCGGGAGAGGGCCAGGAGGCACCGTCGATATCACTTGCAGGACAGAAACCAACTGTGTCGGAAGGTCAAGTTCCAGGTGGACTTCAACCTGATCGGATGGGGCTCCTGGATCATCTACCCCAAGCAGTACAATGCCTATCGCTGTGAGGGCGAGTGTCCTAACCCCGTGGGGGAAGAGTTCCATCCAACCAACCACGCATACATCCAG AGTCTGCTGAAACGGTACCAACCCCACCGAGTCCCTTCCACCTGCTGTGCCCCAGTGAAGACCAAGCCCTTGAGTATGCTGTACGTGGACAATGGCCGAGTCCTTCTAGACCATCATAAAGACATGATTGTGGAAGAATGTGGGTGCCTGTGA